The Fusarium keratoplasticum isolate Fu6.1 chromosome 4, whole genome shotgun sequence genome contains the following window.
TGCCAACGATGCCAAGAACGCCAAGTCCGGTGGTGACCGTCAGTTCAACGGTCTCGTCGACGTCTACAAGAAGACCCTCGCCTCTGACGGTATTGCCGGTCTCTACCGTGGTTTCATGCCCTCCGTTGCTGGTATCGTCGTCTACCGTGGTCTGTACTTCGGAATGTACGACTCCATCAAGCCCGTCGTCCTCACCGGTCCCCTTGCCAACAACTTCCTTGCCTCTTTCGCTCTTGGTTGGATCGTCACCACCGGTGCCGGTATCGCCTCTTACCCTCTTGACACCATCCGACGACgcatgatgatgacctctGGTGAGGCCGTCAAGTACAAGAACACTCTTGATGCTGCCCGCCAGATCGTCGCCAAGGAGGGTGTCAAGTCCCTCTTCAAGGGTGCTGGTGCCAACATCCTCCGTGGTGTCGCCGGTGCTGGTGTCCTGTCCATCTACGATCAGCTCcaggtcctcctcttcggcaaGGCCTTCAAGTAAACGTCGTGTACAACAACACACCCTGTATAGACTCGGGGGAATGGGGATTCGGAGAGAACTTAATCTGCGGGCTTGACATGGCGTCCGCTGGTTGAAACAAAAAGGCGAGATGGAAGTGCAGACGAGGGAAGTTGTCGCAGATACCCGACGTGGTCCTCTGGAAACAGCAGCTCTTTACGGGTTAGAGTGGCATAGGCACGGCGTCTTTTTCTCATCTTGCTTTGCCTTCCGTTCTAGGCCGCTGTAATATACACCAATGCAATTTCCCTTGATACCGTACATGCTACTCCTTCTGTTGTGATGTGATGGGCGCCAATTGTGCCTGCAATAATTTGTGTGACCCCAAAACATTTGAGAGGTGAAGTTCGCAACCCTGCTGACTAAGCACTGTAGTCTCGATTGAACCCTCAGCTTGACGCGTTACTTCGACCAATGTTCCCAGACACGCGTAACAAGCACAATCAGCCTACACCACCAGCAATTTCCCCGCTGCCGAGAGTATAGCAATGCCCCCAAAGCAAACATCAGGCTCAAGCCGTGGCCGACCCAAGGGTACAGGCAAAAAAGCCACCAAAGCACCTGAGCCCGAGCCAGAGCGACGGTCACTCGACCCCTTCGAGATCTCGGAAGACGAGGACCCCGCAGACTCTACCGAAGACGTCCAAGTCGtagaggatgaagagcccGAGCCGGAGAAGACGATACCGCGAGATCTTCTAACGCGGCTACTTCATGAGTTCTTCGCCAAGGACTCGACTCGGATATCGAGGGACGCCAACGATGCGGTGGGCAAATACTTCGATGTCTTTGTGAGGGAGGCGATCGCGCGTGCGGCGGTGGAGAAGGATGGGGGGTTcttggaggttgaggattTGGAGAAGGTCTCGCCGCAGCTGCTCCTGGACCTCTGAGGGGAAGTGGAGGGAGCTAGGACATCGTATGTTAAGCGGAGGCCATGGATAATTATATGCGAAGATGGCATCCTGACGCTTTCTAGGTCTGCTCAGACGAACCAATATCTATCTCGCGAGCATCTGGTGTGCCGAGACTACGAAACAAGAAATCGGACGAGATTTGAGAGCTATCGCTGGAGCTGGTCTGCGCCATTGCACGGCGATGAGTGCTGTTACAACTCTCTTCTCTGTCTTCTCAGATCAATTGGACATGAAGGACAATAGCGGACTCTTTGCTGCCACAAACTTGTTGGCGTCAGGTTTTCAGCGCCTAGTCAACAGGAGAATAGGTATTTCAGGCACTCGGGGTCTTGGATTGTTACGGGTGCTAACATCTGGTCTCAGTAACTTCAGCGCGATCAACGAAGGAGCGCAGGCTAGGAATGAGTAGGAATCAGGAGGCCTAACGTAAACCACCCCTTTTGTTCGTGTCATCCAGGGAAGCAAGCTGTTTAGATAGTCCATATGACCTGGCACCAACGAACCTTGACATGCAGCGATGGGAATCGCATCCATTTCCCTGCACTGATGCAGCCGCGGTCCAAACACTAAGAACAATGTTGCTTTGAGCACTTGATCCGGGGAAATAACAACGGTAGCTAAGACTCTTGGTGTGGTTGTGGTGTGGCATCTAGGCAGGGATTCAAGTCTTGAGTCAcagcagaagaggagaagagcgatGCATTAGAGTAATTAAATACATCTTATGCTAATATTTCGGTTGTAATATTGTCATGGCAGCGCACATTCTGGTTAAGAATTCTATCTTCCATTATAGAGATGGCTGAGGCCGGACCGTTTCACGTGGTCTCCTTCCCACACTTTAGCCTGGATTCTGCAACCAAGGCGAAACCCAACAACCCCTGACCAAAAACCCCGACCAAGGAACAACAAGTTGCCGAGAAGCACAGCGTCGCATGGCGTTTTCTGCAGTCGCCCAGCCGAGAGTTACAGCCCTTGTTGAGCTACCAATGAGAGAGGTCGCGAAACTGTCGCTGTCTCAGGGAGCTCACGGGTGAGGCACATCCGGGGGAAGCACACGTCTCCTAGTTTCTGTTCGGCTCTGGAGCGGTCCGGTCTGCACCAAGAGGTTCTCTGGCGCGGTATTGGTCGTTTCGTCTATTAGACGCCACCATGTGGCCGTTGTGATGGGACTGAGTCAGGATGAGGCCTCGCTACCGGCAGATTCAACGTCAACCATCTGTCAGTCAGTACTGAAGGATCAAAGGTT
Protein-coding sequences here:
- a CDS encoding ADP/ATP translocase gives rise to the protein MSEQPQKVLGMPPFVADFLMGGVSAAVSKTAAAPIERVKLLIQNQDEMLKTGRLDRKYNGIGDCFKRTMADEGVMSLWRGNTANVIRYFPTQALNFAFRDKFKKMFGYKKDKDGYALWMAGNLASGGAAGATSLLFVYSLDYARTRLANDAKNAKSGGDRQFNGLVDVYKKTLASDGIAGLYRGFMPSVAGIVVYRGLYFGMYDSIKPVVLTGPLANNFLASFALGWIVTTGAGIASYPLDTIRRRMMMTSGEAVKYKNTLDAARQIVAKEGVKSLFKGAGANILRGVAGAGVLSIYDQLQVLLFGKAFK